In Bacteroidota bacterium, the sequence CCCAAATAGTTTCACCGATTGATAAAATATCAAAAAGGGTGCATAATATCCTAACTTATAAGTCAGCATCGGGTATTGTATTATTTGTATCTGTAATCATTGCCATCATTTGGGCAAACTCTACATTTAGAGAGAGTTATCATGCTATTTTTCATAAGTATATTGTTCTTCAATTTGGATCAGCCACATTTAAA encodes:
- a CDS encoding sodium:proton antiporter, yielding MKWYDPQIVSPIDKISKRVHNILTYKSASGIVLFVSVIIAIIWANSTFRESYHAIFHKYIVLQFGSATFK